The following proteins are co-located in the Telopea speciosissima isolate NSW1024214 ecotype Mountain lineage chromosome 9, Tspe_v1, whole genome shotgun sequence genome:
- the LOC122640921 gene encoding GPN-loop GTPase 3-like has product MGYAQLVIGPAGSGKSTYCSSLYQHCGTVGRTIHIVNLDPAAENFDYPVAMDVRELISLDDVMEELGLGPNGGLIYCMEHLEENLDDWFEEELDNYLDDDYLVFDCPGQIELFSHVPMLRNFVDHLRRKNFNVCAVYLLDSQFMTDVTKFISGCMASLSAMVQLELPHVNILSKMDLVTKKNDIEDYLNPETQFLLSELNEQMAPQFEKLNKALIELVDEYSMVNFGPLDLRKESRYSLLFVLFTFLVNISMVGQKNGIS; this is encoded by the exons ATGGGTTATGCACAGCTGGTTATTGGTCCTGCGGGCAGTGGAAAG TCGACTTACTGTTCTAGCTTATACCAACATTGTGGAACTGTTGGACGGACAATCCATATTGTGAACCTAGATCCAGCAGCAGAAAATTTTGACTATCCTGTGGCCATGG ATGTAAGGGAACTCATTTCTTTGGACGATGTTATGGAAGAACTTGGTTTAGGTCCAAATGGTGGCCTTATTTACTGCATGGA GCACCTTGAAGAAAATTTGGATGATTGGTTTGAAGAAGAATTGGACAATTACTTGGATGATGACTATCTGGTTTTTGACTGCCCAG GCCAGATAGAACTCTTTTCACATGTTCCCATGCTTCGAAACTTTGTGGACCATTTGAGACGAAAGAACTTCAATGTTTGTGCTGTATACTTGCTTGATTCACAG TTCATGACGGATGTGACCAAATTTATTAGTGGATGCATGGCATCACTTTCAGCAATGGTTCAGCTAGAATTGCCTCATGTCAATATCCTCTCCAAAATGGACCTTGTTACAAAAAAGAATGATATTGAAGA CTACCTAAATCCAGAAACACAGTTTCTGCTGTCAGAGTTGAATGAACAAATGGCTCCTCAGTTTGAAAAGCTAAATAAGGCTTTGATTGAATTG GTTGATGAATATAGCATGGTCAATTTTGGGCCTCTCGACCTGAGAAAGGAAAGCAGGTACTCTCTTCTCTTTGTGCTTTTTACTTTTCTTGTTAATATTAGTATGGTTGGCCAGAAGAATGGCATTTCATGA